The nucleotide window TCTTTCCTGATACTATTTTTTCGATATGCCGTGGTACTATGGATGTGTGACTAATTGCCGCTCTTGTAACCCTATTAGCACCCAGTCAGTAAAGAGAGACACAACCTTTGTTTCTACTACACCTAATTTACTGACCCACTCATGGAAGCCAAAGCAACCCAAGCCCTGCTCAACGAACTGCTCGAAACTCTGAAAGACGGCGAAAAAGGCTATTCTACCGCTACTGTCGATGTAGAAGATCATGACCTGAAGCAGGTATTTAAGAAATACGCCGTGCAGCGCGACGGTTTCCTGACCGAGCTGGAAGACCAGATGCACCAGCTCAACCTGAAAGCCGATGAGGAAAGCTCTATTACGGGCACCGTACACCGCGCCTTCATCAACCTGAAAGCCGCCATTACCAGCAAAAGCCGGGAAAGCATTCTGAATGAGTGCGAGCGGGGTGAAGACTACGCCGTAAAAGCCTACCAGACGGCTCTGAAAGCCGAGGGACTGCCCGGTCAGCTGAAGACCATCATCGAAAAGCAATACCAGGGCATCCAGGAAGCTCACAACGAAATTCGCTCCCTGCGCGACGCGGCTTCGGCCTCGAAGTAATCCGATTAAACTTAAGTGCATAAAAAAAGCCCCGCCAGTTTTGGCGGGCTTTTTTGAGTTGAAGCTGAATGGTAGTCAGTACTGCCGACTACCATTCACTCATGCTTTAGTTTATTCGTCGAAGTCCTGACGCGGACGGGGAGCCGGACCTTCGCTGCGGTTGCCGCCACGGAAGCCGCCACCGTCGTTGTCGCGCTTGCCTTTGTAGCCGCCACCGTAGGAGCTGCCACCGTCACGGTTGCCTTTGTAGCCACCGCCGTAGGAGCTACCACCGCTGTTGCCGCCGCGGTAGCCACCTTCGCGGTTGCCGCCAAACGAGCCGCCACCGCGGTTGAAGCCACCTTCGCGACGCTCACCGTACGAACCGCCCCGGTTGCCACCGAAGCCGCCTTCGCGACGCTCGCCGCCAAAGCCACCGCTGCGGCGCGGACGATCTTCGCCGCCACCAAATCCGCCGGGGCCGCGGGTGTTGCCTTCCTGCTGCGCATCGCCTTCCTGGCGGGGCGTAGCAATGTTGAACGACACGGGACGACCCTGAATCGAGGTGCGGCCCAGCTTGGTGGTGATTTCCTCCGCAAACTCCGAAGGCACTTCCACAAAGCTAAACTTGTCGTAGAGGGCAATGTCACCGACTTTGCTGCCGGTCAGGGCCGTATTTTCGGCAATCAAGTCTACGATGTCGCGGGGATGAACCCGATCTTTCTTGCCCATGGTCACGAACAGACGGGTGAAGCCCGGACGCACGGCGCCTTGCTGGCGGCCGGCTTCGAGGCTCTTCTCAGCCTGCTTGTCTTCCTTCATCGTCATGCGGAGCAGCGCGGCCGCCACGTCCAGCGACGTGATGTCCTCTTCCTGATCCAGCAGACGCTGCACGCGGGCAACGTACTTCTCCAGCTTGCCCTTCTCAATGATGTCCTTGATCTGAGCCAGGAACAGCGTGGTTTTAACCTCCGACACATCCTCAAACGAAGGAATACGCTCCTGCTTGATGTTGGCCTTGGTGAAGCGCATGATGTCGCGCAGCTTGTAGATGTCGCGGCCGCTCACGAAAGTGAAGGCCTTACCCAGCTTACCAGCGCGGCCGGTGCGGCCGATGCGGTGCACATAGTATTCTTCGTCGGCGGGCAGGTCGTAGTTTACTACGGCTTCCACGTTCTCCACGTCGATACCACGGGCAGCTACGTCGGTTGCTACCAGAATCTCGAGCGTACCCTTACGGAACTTGTCGAGCGTGTTCTGGCGCTGCTGCTGGCCCATGTCGCCGTGCAAGCCGTCGGCGAAGTAGCCGCGGGCCTGTAGTTCAGCTACGCACTCGTCTACCATGCGCTTCGTGTTGCAGAATACGATGGTCGACTTGAGGTTGTACATGTCGATGATGCGCGAGAGCACATCCTTCTTCATGGGGTTACGCACCTCGTAGTACATCTGCTCGATGTTCGTAACGGTCAGCTCCTGGTGGTTGACTTTTACGATCTGCGGGTTGGTCTGGTACTTTTTGGTGAGCTCCATAATCGGCTTGCTCATCGTAGCCGAGAAGAACACCGTCTGGCGGTCTTCGGGCATCTTGCTCAGTACCACCTCGATGTCGTCGCGGAAGCCCATGTCGAGCATTTCGTCGGCCTCATCGAGGATGATTTTCTTTACCTGGTCCAGCTTCAGCGTACCACGCTCCAGGTGGTCCATTACCCGGCCGGGCGTACCGATTACGATCTGCACACCGCGCTCCAGGGCCTGGAACTGACGGTCATAGCTCTGGCCACCGTAGATTGGCACTACGGCTAGACCACGCTTGTATTTGCCGAGCTTCTGAATTTCGCCCGATACCTGTACGGCCAGCTCACGCGTGGGGCACAGAATCAGAACTTGTACGGCTTTGCTGTTGGTGTCAACGCCTTCGATGGCGGGAATGCCAAAAGCAGCGGTTTTGCCGGTACCCGTCTGGGCCTGGCCAATAACATCCTGGCCGGCCAGCAGAACTGGAATGGCGGCCGTTTGAATGGGTGATGCTTCTTCGTAGCCGAGGTCGGCAATGGCGCGCATCAATTCCTCGGAGAGGTTTAGCTCTTCAAATTTTACTTTTTCCATGTCTTGGTTAGATGGAATGAGAGACACTAGCTCTGAAAACAGCGGATTCAGCGACGTTCCTCTCCCACTCAACAACAACGACAAGCGACGGAAGCAACGGACGGAAGACGAAGGCGGCCAGCCTATTAGATTACAGCAGCCTATGCTGCGCGGAACATGGCCGTTCTCAATGCGGCTGCAAAGGTACGTATTTTCTGCGAAAAAAGATACGTAGCAGGCATTTTAGCTAATTCTTATTCCTTTTAAAAGGGGATGATGTACCGGGACAGAGTGCAGTAGTAAAGCCTAAAGCCCTCACTCCTCCGTCTCGGCTAGCTGTAACCCAGGGCTCCCCATAGAAGTTCAGCAGTATAGCAATATAGCCGCTACCAGCTTGGCCCTCAGTGCGCTACTGATAGGGCCAGAAATGCAAAAAAGCCTGCGCAAGCAGGCTTTTTTGGTTCACTTGCGAGAAGTGAGACGGTAATTAAACCAAAGATACCTTTACGGCATTCAGGCCTTTTTTACCTTGTGCAACGTCGAATTGCACTTTGTCGTTCTCACGAATTTCGTCGACCAGGTCACTTACGTGTACGAAGATGTCCTGACCATTTTCGTCAGATTTAATGAAACCAAAGCCCTTGGTGTCATTGAAGAATTTTACTGTTCCTGTTTGCATGAGGATATTGTATGGATGTCATTCAAGCAAAGTGGCCATGATATCTGTTGTAGCTCTTTGCAGAACGAATAGCAGAATAATGAAGCACATTATCTTAAACTTGAACCAAAGATACGCATTCTGACCGTAACGGTTCGTATTAGGCTGCATTATGGTTTTGCTTGCCCGACGGCCTTTGCTGATAAAGTGCCCTTATCAGCCTGCAAACGCCACTTATTGACCGATGATTTTTAAAGATTTTTTTGTACAACTCGGCGGTCCTTCCCGTAAACAGGGCCTCTACCCAGCAAAAAGCCGTCAAAAGGCCCAGCTGCAGCAAAGCTTCTTTCTAACGTATTACCTCACCCCTGCACCGCTGAGGTTACCTACTTACTTGCTCTAGTTTCCTCGCCTATTATGACCGCCACGCCCGAGTCCTTCCGCTTTTCCCGTTTGCTTACCGTGGTTGAGGCTGATATTGATGAGCTGAATCACGTTAATAATGTGCAGTACGTGCAGTTTGTGCAGGATACGGCCGCGGCCCACTGGCTCACGGCCTTTCCGGCGGGCGAGCGGGAGCAGTATATCTGGGTGGTGCTGGAACACTGGGTGCGCTATCACAAGCCCGCCTTCCTGGGTGAGGAGCTGCGCTGCACTACCTGGATTGGGGAAGTGCGCGGGGCGCAGTCGCAGCGCTTCGTGCGCATCGAGCGGGCCACGGACGGAGTGCTGCTCTGCGAGGCCGAAACGCAGTGGGTGCTGTTGGACCCGGCCACCCAGCGCCCGAAGCGGGTGACGCCGGAGGTGGAAGAGCGGCTGCGGGTGGCAGTGGGGTAAGAGAGGCTAAAACAGATGCTGATTCACTTCCTTCCTGGTGCTGACTTGCAGAACTCCTTGGCGGAGCTCCAGCCGGACTTCTCTCCACATCATGTAGTCGAGCGCCGCTTTCTTGGGAAAGTCATTTTTAGCAGGGTCAATTTTGCGGTATACCCAGGCCGTAGCCGCACCATCATCCATTCCGCTTATGGATTCCAAGTAAGTGGTGCTGGATTGATAATAGTCGGATGCCTTCTGAATTAGCTCACAATTCGAAGCTAAGTCCATATCAGTGACGCCAACTATCCGCTCATACTTTCCCGTTAGCCACGAATAGTGCATACCAACGGCGTAGGCGCTTTGGGGCCGGTAGCGTGTATGATTAACCTCGGAGGCTTCCACATAGTCGAAGTTACAAGCGGCCTTCATATCGACTTCCCTGATGGAGGTGATATCCAAGTCCCGCATCTGTAGCTCACCAAATTTCCGCATAAGAAGGTATTTCCGATGCGTTTTTGCAGCGGCAGCTAAGAGTATTGCCGCGACCAGAAACAGAGCCAGGCGTTTTGCGGTGGTAGTCATTAAGTACTAAAGCGTGGAAACCTTTCGAGGCCTGTTGAGAATGAGCAACGACTTATCGTGGACTAGGTTTAGCCCCCTACTTCTACCCCACCCAGGGTTTGCAAGGCCTCGGCAACTAGCTGCATCATGTCGGACTGACCGGGCGATGTAGTGAGCCAAAGCAGCTTTTGGCCTTCGTACTCCATCTTGACCAGCTGAATGGCTCGGTAGCGCGACCTTCTCAACCAGCCCACACCTATGTCCCGGGGATGAGTTAGCAAATAAGAATACTGCGGTGTAGTATTGGCCGGCGGTATTTCAGCAGGAGGGTTCAGTGGCCAGCCGACAATTAACTTAATTCTTATCTGGTGCCTTCTGAATACTGCTGCCAGAATTTCTTCTCCCGGAGGAAATTGCTCTGAAAACGCAAATGCAAGTCTAGATATGCCCATTATAGTAAGCTCAGTTGCTACTGAAGAATTGGCTTGCGCCCCGCGTAATGTTGTGCACTATGAATTATTAAATTCGCTCACGCATACAGAGTAACAATAAGGTGCTCTATCAGCATTATTTGATCTTTTTCTTTTCCCACCACTTGTACTCTACGCCACCTAAGTCTGGCAGAATAGCAAACAGCATATTACGTATAATATGGCTTCTGTCGAAGGGTTCGAACCAGATATCAAGTAGTCTCCGGCCATCCGATTCACTTGTAAATACATTAACCGAGCCGTAGCGCCGAAGCTTGCGGGTGGTAATGTCACAAATGGTTGGATATGACAATGACGCTCTGAAACTGTCTGTTTCAGTGGCTTCAATTAACTTATCAGATTCTTCAGCCAGCGTGGCTTGCTCCTGATGCACCTCCAGGTGGATGTGATATTTCTCAAAAACCCTCGTCACCATATCCTCCAACGAAGGCCGGCGACCTGTAAATTCAAACTTGGTTATAAACAGGCCCATAGCGGAGTAACTTAAGCGAATACAGCAGTAGTTTAGGAGTCGACTATATAGTAGCTCACCAGCGGCAATCTAGGCATTAGGGCCGGTTTCCCGGAGCTTATCAAGTATCTTGCGGGCCGCTTTTCCCTCCCGCAATGCCCGCCACGTTTCGCATCTACTCGTCCTCTGCCGGCTCCGGCAAAACCTACCAGCTGACCAAGGAATACCTGAAGCTGGCCCTGGGCTCCGAGGACCCGGCTTACTTCAAGAGCATTCTGGCGATTACCTTCACCAACGACGCGGCGGGTGAGATGAAGGAGCGCATTATCAGCGCCCTACGCAGCTTTGCCTACCCCGACGATGCCCAGCAGCAGGACGCGCTGCTCGGCGACATTGCCCGGGAGCTGGCCGAGGAAGGCCTGCTGCCCAAGCGGGCCGAAACGCCTGAGGAGCAACGGCAGGAGCTGCGGCGGCGGGCGGCGGCCACCTTCCGGCTGGTGCTCTATCACTACGCCGACTTCGGGGTGAGCACCATCGACTCCTTCGTGCAGCGCATCGTGCAGGCCTTTACCCGGGAGCTGGGCTTGCCGGCCACGTTTGAGGTGGAGCTCGACGGCGACGCGGTGTTGCAAAGCGCGGTGGCTCTGCTGCTGGACCGCGTCAATCGGGACCCCAACGCGGCCCTGCTCAGCCGCTCCCTGGCCGACTACGCCCTGAGCAAGGCCGACGAGGGCCGCAGCTGGAATAACCTCTCAGACGAGCTGGTCCAGTTCGGGCGCTTTCTGCTGAGTGAGCCGGTGCACGAGGCCGTGACCCAGCTGCAGAAGATGTCGTTGCAGGACTACCGGCGGCTGCACGAGACCCTACGCAAGCGCAAGGAAGTTATTGAGGGCAAGTTTCAGCTGGCAGCCCTACAAGCCATTGTGGCCCTAGAAACGGCCGGCGTGACCGAAGCGGACTTGTACCAGGGCAAAAACGGCATCATCGGCTATTTCACCAAGTGGGAAGAGCGGCTGTTGCCCGACAAGGAAGCCAACAGCTACGTGCGGGCCACTTTCGAGCAGGATAAGTGGTACAGCGGCAAGGTAAAAACCGCCGCCGACAAGCAGCGCGTGGACGCGGTGAAAGAGGAAGTGACCCGCTACTACCTGGAGCTGGAAAACCTGCGGGCTACGCTGCTCTCCGACTACATTCTGGTCAACGGCATGCTGCCTTACCTGTTTCACGTGTCCTTGCTGAGCGAGCTGAGCAAAGCCGTAGACCAGCTCAGCCGGGAACGGGGCGTGGTGCTCATTGCCGAGTTTAACCGCCGCATTGCCAGCATCGTGCTGCGGGAGCCGGTGCCCTTCCTCTACGAGCGGATGGGGGAACGGTACCTGCACCTGCTCATCGACGAGTTTCAGGACACCTCCGTGCTGCAGTGGAACAACCTGCTGCCGCTGGTGGAAAACGCCGTGTCGACCGGCAACCTGTCCTTGGCCGTGGGCGACGCCAAGCAGGCTATTTACCGCTGGCGGGGCGGGGAAATGGAGCAGATTCTGCGTTTGCACAAAAACGAAACGCAGTACCTCTACGGCCGCGTGGCCGACGAAGAGCTGCGCGGGCTGCTGCAGGACCGCTACTACACCCTGGACCAGGCCCTGACGCCCGAGCACCTGAACACCAACTACCGCTCAGCCCCGGAAATCATCCAGTTCAACAACGACTTTTTCGGGCAGGTAAGCAGCACCCACCCGCAGCTGCCCCTGGTGCAAAGCATTTACGATGAACACTTTGGCCAGCAGACGCCCGGCGGTGGGGAGGCCGGCCACGTGGAACTGCTCTTCACCGAGGACGAGGCCCCGGCCCGGCGCTACGACCCGGTAACGGGCGACTACACCACGGAAATTCTCCCCGGTGTGGGCCCCGACGAGGTATTCGACTACGAAGCCAGCACGCTCTACCTGACCCTGCAATTGGTGGAGCAGGCCATGCAGGATGGGTTTCGGCTCCAGGACATTGCCGTGCTCTGCCGCCGCCGCGACAGTAGCCGCCGGGTAGCTAAGTTCCTGAAAGAGCGGGGCTACCCCATTATTTCGGCCGACTCCTTGTCTCTCGAGTTTGCCGAGGTGGTGAACCTGCTGGTGGCCTTGTTCCGGGTGCTGAACCGCCCCGCCGACACCCTGGCCCGGGCCGAAGCCCTGCTCCTGGTAGATAAAGTAGTGCGGCAGCTGGCTCCCACCCCGGCCCGGGCCCGCCACATTGCCACGCTGGCTAATGCTGAAAAAGCCCAGGACTTTTTCGACGAGCTGCGCATGCTAGGCTACGACGTGCGGGAACGAGAAACCGGCAACCTGGGCCTCTACGAGCTGACCGAGCGGCTGATGGGCACCTTCGGGCTGCTGGGCCGCAACGAGGAAAGTGAGTACCTGTTCCGCTTTCTGGATTTGACGCTGGAATACAGCCTGCGCTTTGGCAACAACCTCAACAACTTTCTGGCTTACTGGGAACAGAAGAAAAGCGCGTTGAGCATCAACGCCCCGGCCGGGCGCGACGCCATTACTATTACCACGGTGCATAAGGCCAAGGGCCTGGCCTACGGGGTGGTCATCGTGCCCTTCGCCGACTGGAGCCTGACGCCCTACCGCGGCACTCTGCTCTGGGGGCAGCTGCCGGAGGATGCCAAGCCGGTGCCCGAAATGCCGCCCATTGCGGTAGTCAGCCAGACCCAGGCCTTGCTGCGCACTCCGCTGGCCCAGCAATACACCGAGGAGCTGGAAAAAACGTTTCTGGAAGGCCTCAACATGCTTTATGTGGCCTTCACCAGGCCCCGGCACCGGCTCTACGTCATCAGCCGCCGGCCTAAGCTCACTAAGGCAGTTAAAGAACTGGAGCCAACAACCAGCGCGGAGCTGGCCAAAACCGTGGCCGAGCTGCTGCACCGCTACCTGCTGACTACCGGCCACTGGAACGACGAGCGCACGGCCTATACCCTGGCCGACAGCCACAACTTCGTGCCCCGGCTCAAGACCCGGGAGGTTACGGAAACTTACCCGCTGGCCAACCTTTCGAGCACGCCCTGGGAAGAGCGGCTCCGCCTGCGCCGGCACGCCAACACCATCTTCGACTTCGACGACCAGCAGGTGCAGCGCGAGTGGAACCGCAAGCTGCACTACGCTTTGCGCCGCCTTGAAGTAGCCAACGACGTGGACCGGGTTACGGCCCAGCTCGTGGCCGAAGGCCTGGTGAGCAGCAAGGAAAAAGGCCAGCTGGTGAGCTTGCTGCGGCGCACGGTGGAAAATCCGCAGATGGCCCACTACTTCAGCCTGGCCGTGGCTGTGGAGACCGAGCGGGAAATCCTGGTGGGCGGCACCCGCCGCCAGGACTACAAGCCCGACCGAATCGTGTTTGAGTCCGATGTGAAGCCCGCGCCGGGCCGCGTCACGGTTATCGACTTCAAGATTCCGCCACCCGAGCCTCAGCACCGCCGCCAGCTGCAGCAATACGCGGGCCTGTTTCGGCAGCTGGGCTACACTGACGTGCAGTGCGTGCTGTATTACTTCGACTCAGAAGAGGTAATCGTGTTTTAAATTGCTCGAGGCCCTGCCTTCGGTCTGTGGCTAGCGCAGCCGCTTAAGCTTCTTGTTGTACTGCTGCACAATTTGCCACTGCTGCTTGCTGTAGCCTGTGGCCTGGTTGGCGGCGTGCACCGAGTCGCGCAGGGCGCTGG belongs to Hymenobacter cellulosilyticus and includes:
- a CDS encoding ferritin-like domain-containing protein, with amino-acid sequence MEAKATQALLNELLETLKDGEKGYSTATVDVEDHDLKQVFKKYAVQRDGFLTELEDQMHQLNLKADEESSITGTVHRAFINLKAAITSKSRESILNECERGEDYAVKAYQTALKAEGLPGQLKTIIEKQYQGIQEAHNEIRSLRDAASASK
- a CDS encoding DEAD/DEAH box helicase → MEKVKFEELNLSEELMRAIADLGYEEASPIQTAAIPVLLAGQDVIGQAQTGTGKTAAFGIPAIEGVDTNSKAVQVLILCPTRELAVQVSGEIQKLGKYKRGLAVVPIYGGQSYDRQFQALERGVQIVIGTPGRVMDHLERGTLKLDQVKKIILDEADEMLDMGFRDDIEVVLSKMPEDRQTVFFSATMSKPIMELTKKYQTNPQIVKVNHQELTVTNIEQMYYEVRNPMKKDVLSRIIDMYNLKSTIVFCNTKRMVDECVAELQARGYFADGLHGDMGQQQRQNTLDKFRKGTLEILVATDVAARGIDVENVEAVVNYDLPADEEYYVHRIGRTGRAGKLGKAFTFVSGRDIYKLRDIMRFTKANIKQERIPSFEDVSEVKTTLFLAQIKDIIEKGKLEKYVARVQRLLDQEEDITSLDVAAALLRMTMKEDKQAEKSLEAGRQQGAVRPGFTRLFVTMGKKDRVHPRDIVDLIAENTALTGSKVGDIALYDKFSFVEVPSEFAEEITTKLGRTSIQGRPVSFNIATPRQEGDAQQEGNTRGPGGFGGGEDRPRRSGGFGGERREGGFGGNRGGSYGERREGGFNRGGGSFGGNREGGYRGGNSGGSSYGGGYKGNRDGGSSYGGGYKGKRDNDGGGFRGGNRSEGPAPRPRQDFDE
- a CDS encoding cold-shock protein gives rise to the protein MQTGTVKFFNDTKGFGFIKSDENGQDIFVHVSDLVDEIRENDKVQFDVAQGKKGLNAVKVSLV
- a CDS encoding acyl-CoA thioesterase translates to MTATPESFRFSRLLTVVEADIDELNHVNNVQYVQFVQDTAAAHWLTAFPAGEREQYIWVVLEHWVRYHKPAFLGEELRCTTWIGEVRGAQSQRFVRIERATDGVLLCEAETQWVLLDPATQRPKRVTPEVEERLRVAVG
- a CDS encoding UvrD-helicase domain-containing protein; this encodes MPATFRIYSSSAGSGKTYQLTKEYLKLALGSEDPAYFKSILAITFTNDAAGEMKERIISALRSFAYPDDAQQQDALLGDIARELAEEGLLPKRAETPEEQRQELRRRAAATFRLVLYHYADFGVSTIDSFVQRIVQAFTRELGLPATFEVELDGDAVLQSAVALLLDRVNRDPNAALLSRSLADYALSKADEGRSWNNLSDELVQFGRFLLSEPVHEAVTQLQKMSLQDYRRLHETLRKRKEVIEGKFQLAALQAIVALETAGVTEADLYQGKNGIIGYFTKWEERLLPDKEANSYVRATFEQDKWYSGKVKTAADKQRVDAVKEEVTRYYLELENLRATLLSDYILVNGMLPYLFHVSLLSELSKAVDQLSRERGVVLIAEFNRRIASIVLREPVPFLYERMGERYLHLLIDEFQDTSVLQWNNLLPLVENAVSTGNLSLAVGDAKQAIYRWRGGEMEQILRLHKNETQYLYGRVADEELRGLLQDRYYTLDQALTPEHLNTNYRSAPEIIQFNNDFFGQVSSTHPQLPLVQSIYDEHFGQQTPGGGEAGHVELLFTEDEAPARRYDPVTGDYTTEILPGVGPDEVFDYEASTLYLTLQLVEQAMQDGFRLQDIAVLCRRRDSSRRVAKFLKERGYPIISADSLSLEFAEVVNLLVALFRVLNRPADTLARAEALLLVDKVVRQLAPTPARARHIATLANAEKAQDFFDELRMLGYDVRERETGNLGLYELTERLMGTFGLLGRNEESEYLFRFLDLTLEYSLRFGNNLNNFLAYWEQKKSALSINAPAGRDAITITTVHKAKGLAYGVVIVPFADWSLTPYRGTLLWGQLPEDAKPVPEMPPIAVVSQTQALLRTPLAQQYTEELEKTFLEGLNMLYVAFTRPRHRLYVISRRPKLTKAVKELEPTTSAELAKTVAELLHRYLLTTGHWNDERTAYTLADSHNFVPRLKTREVTETYPLANLSSTPWEERLRLRRHANTIFDFDDQQVQREWNRKLHYALRRLEVANDVDRVTAQLVAEGLVSSKEKGQLVSLLRRTVENPQMAHYFSLAVAVETEREILVGGTRRQDYKPDRIVFESDVKPAPGRVTVIDFKIPPPEPQHRRQLQQYAGLFRQLGYTDVQCVLYYFDSEEVIVF